In the genome of Arachis stenosperma cultivar V10309 chromosome 2, arast.V10309.gnm1.PFL2, whole genome shotgun sequence, the window TATTGCAATTTTCATCACCTCCTCCAAGTATTAAACACGTTCAATTACGATGTTGTATGGATAGTGACGCTCACTATTTTCCCTTTATGAATTGGTTAGCTTGGACTCATTGTGTCATTGACTTGTTATGTCCCAATTTTCTGTTTTATTACCAAATACTTATCAACATAAATAAGATGTTATGTGGAGATTGGAGCCTCTAACTTTATTCGTTACTTCACAAAAACAACAGTTTTTCTATAAAATGCTGATGGACAGAAAGAAGTGGGGGTGCTATCTCCGTTCAAGGCGCAACAAGTGTTGTTGGAATGGCTTGAAGATTGTGAAGGTCACACATTCAAAATGGCCTGATGAAAATGTTGAAGATCTTAAGGCCATGTTAGATTCATTGCCAGAATCTGGTGTTGCTGAATATATTACTTTTGGCTTATAGTTGTAATCTTGCAAGACATGCATTCtctatttgaattaaaacttaGGTGTTGCTGCTTTCTTATATGTTCGTGCGTATGCATTTACTTTGGTGCTCATGTATGTACAAAGTTAAATATATGCTGAATTACAATTAATATAATCTACTAGTTACAAAGTCTATTTGGATGTTTTTCATTAGAATCTTCTAGATTCTggtattattaataataataatattattattgttaaagtactgttttaattttttaacatttagattaaatcttaatttaatttctaacaTTTAAAATGTCCTGTTTTTATTTCAAATGTTTTATTTCatcttattttagttatttGGTTAAAATTACAATTTGTTCTTCCAAAATTACACTTTTGttcttttgttgttatttttttattctattattttcaCTCTTAAATTATTACAACAGCTATTGTGAACACTATAATTATGAATTTTGTCGTTACCTAAAAGAAAACcataataaaagaaagaatatttttggaagaaattttttttaatttcgactagaaaattaaaataatttcataatatacatacatacatacattaAAAGTAAAGAATACATTTCAAAATTAAGATAAGTCCTACCAAAATGGGATCACTCCATGAATGGGGAGTATTCTATTCTCTTCAATATGGATTGTACTATACTCTGTGCATGTGAGAGACTGAACTATAAATTTATACTGATAGAAATATCTTGGAACTATTGCAGTAGTGCATAGTTTTCCTTCAGGAAATGCCAAGGTCCTGATCTAGTACCTATCCtgcaattcaaaataaaatatgataCATCTTTATTATACACTTATTCGTTAAAATTAAATCAGTTATGAAATATTGGAAGTAACATTGAAATATTTCAACTTTGATAAGTTTTAAGGGTAAAAAAGGTACGGTATTCCCTTAAATGAATGgtaaaaaaatgatttgaaaaatcagtttatatatatatttttttcttcttttagttGAAAAATAGTAGCTTTTCAGCAAAATTAGTTTTTTTGGTTTTTCGATTTTACAGAAGACTTTAGTATTAAAATTTCCAGATAGACCCAGTTTACTTCTAATTCGGAATGAAATATGAGTTGCATGGGAGTGAAAGAAGAATATTCTGGTAGTCTTTTAAGTGCATAGAAAAAGAAGTTACCTCCAAAAGCCAGCAAATGTCCTGAGGCTCATGTAAATAGACAAAGCAATCCAGATACCACTAAAGCCATAGCTTGAGGATAACATATATAAGCTAAATATGCTCACCAATGCCACCAAAATCTAGGAGAAATAAGCGAATGCGTAAATTATAAGAGGGGCATAAACCTTACAATCAATTTCTAAAGTGGGAAAAATTGAAAGGCAATTATTAGTATACCCTTTCGAAATTAGATTAtcctttttttatatatttttttacaataagTTTAATCGTATACTAACATATGAAATaagtatttttgtaattttgtttGAATATAAAATACCATGTTTGAATTAAACTCTAGATAATTAACTTATTACATCATTTCTACACTTTGGAACCATAAAACTTAAGAAATACTTGTGTGATTCTAAAGTACATTTAATGCATGTTCTAAAAGCCTATTTTTATCCAAACTTCAACTACATGCTGTATTCATTTAGAAATGTTTGgtaacaaaaatattaactaaaaatagTCCAAATCTatcttatttagtatttattaattattacaacaattaataaatactaaataagacAAGTTAtgactatttttttttgtctcctTAGCATTAATACTACACATCCAAGTCTTTTTGTTAACCAAGTCTAACCAAATTAGTCTAACATAATAAAAGTTAGTTATGACTAACATTATTCCAAATCTTATTGTTTAATTTGGTTGGATTTGGTTCATAAAAAGACTTGGATGTAGCATTACTCATCGGttaaatacataattatttcATGTGTTATCAATATACTTAACAGACTTATGATGCAATAATACATGAGAATGTAATTTACCCTCTTGTTTCAGAAGGCAAGGAAACAATTGCCATTAGTAAGAAGTTATATCACCACTATAAGGACTTAATGATTGTAAATCATAGATTCTGAATCTTTGAACAGTGAATTTCATGAACTTTTTGTAGAGGAATTAGCAACTAACTCAAAAAGGTTGTAACATTAATGCTAAAAGTAAATTTGACAAACATACATGATCTGCTTCATGCTTAAAAACCAATTTTCTAGACTTTACCATTGAGTAAGCAGAGTATATGAAATCCGAAGCTCCGTAGTTTACTCCGTCAAAAACAAATGCTAGTGAATTGAGGGGTTGAGTGGCTGCAACATACTGGCGAagtagaaattaaaataaacaaataaataagataGATAAATTTTTCTTGTTGGGTAAGCAACTTATTACTAAGAAGGGAGAGTGCTCTTATTTTATAAGCAACAGAAATAAAACTCACCGGAATACCAATACCAATAAGATGCAGAACAGCCACGTCGTTTGTAAATAACTTCGAAGCAAAAGGGAGCAGACTAAAGAGAAGGAACGAGAGAACCAGCCCCAGAATCAGCCCAAGCtgcatgaaaaagaaaaaggatttcAGAAATTATTGAAGTAAGCATGTTCGAGATATAATCATTCATGCACATCCTCCTATCAGTTTAAACTTTTGGGAGAAGTGGTTTTATAACATGGTATTATGCAAACCCAAAAGAGATTCTTGCGTGAGTGGATGTGTCAAAGATATAACCATTTATGTGTCTCCTATTAGCTTAAACTTTTGGGAGAAATGGTTTCATAATAGTAACAAATGAAtaactaacaaaaaaatttatatgaaagGTAAGTGACAAGTTGAAATACCTGAAGAACACGCGAAGCCGATGTGATCACTTTATGGTAATCCCTTTGCGCAAACGCACTTGCAAGAATAGCCTGAAAAGTTAAAACTGGCATCCATTGGTTTGCATTGGCTTAATTGTAGTATAACAAACTAGCAACATACTTTTTTGGAAAATAGAATGATTAAGAGGGAAGAGTGAAAAGTGAATGATGACAATATTGCAGAGAGCCCAAGATGTTGCATGCAACTAAGAACAATTCTGattaaaatgaaactaagaagCATACAGAAAATCACCAAATGAATTCATATTGGTAATTTGCATATGCTTTAAACAACAAAGACTTGGCAATTAATGGTGGAAGTTCTCAGAGATGCTAATTTCTGAATGTAGTTACTTTGCTAGTTCCTTGCAACTATAATATACGTTTTCGTTTACTTGGTTGTGTGTGGCACCGTTAAAATTCATGATAATAACTCAAGAATAAATATCAAATGCTATTGTGATTATGTTATCTCTCATAACAATGAAGAGTACCTATTTATATGcccaaaaatattatttgtgcACTAAAATCAGTCACCATGTATTTATGTATAGGCTCTTAATCCAACATAAaatatgtaataaaaaaatgttgAGAGAAATAGTTTCTTACTTGAGCAGAAACAGCTAATCCATCAGCAAGCAAAGAGGTCGCCATCCAAATCTGTAAGCAGATTTGGAAGGCGGCCATGGTTATTGATCCTTGTCTTGCTGCAAGGGATGCTGACAGTGTCACACAGAATGTCACTGCTGTAACTTTCAACAATAGCAAAAACCCTACAACAAAGATGAAACAAACAACGTTAGATATTTGTACAAATGTGAAGTGACAATTTAGTAATTGGTCAGATTTAAGACCATGTGAAGTTAAAAATCAAAGAATGTGTTTTGACATCAAATTAATTGTGATATCAGGTGAAACAATATCTCATTTAGTTTGCAAACTCACCTGAGTtagttttttcttcttccaGAAGAAAAAGAACATTCAATTTCAAGGTATTTAGATCATTCAACTTCAACCAAAATTTTAGTTTCACACATAATAAACAAATGTCACAGCTGAATTTTCAGACTAGAACTGTAAAATATGTTTCTGAATTAAGGATAGGCTCTAGGATCATTAATACACTCCAAATATATTCATAAACTTTACCAAGATAAATTGTAACTGGTATTTTGTAAAGTGTTTCTTGATCATATGTGCAAGTGTTTCAGTTGGCAATGACATGCAAGCTGTTTCATTCATTAATAGATTTTGAAGTTCAGATAAGAACTATATTTTGTCTATGTATATATTTTCGAAGCCTCTCTAGACCGAAAAAGTGCGACAAATTTGTAGATTTGTCTGCTGAATTCCTAATTGTGAAACCAAGAATCTGAAAAATGCAAAAGTAGATAGAAATTAGTACCATTTTTTAGAATCTTCCCAAATTGAAAATCTTGGATACTTGGAGGCATTAGATCAACTTGCTTCATTAAACTCCACAACAACACCAAGGAAATCAAGTACCTGTCAAATCACATGCCAAATTAATGAAAAcgagaaacagaaaagaaacaTAACTTTCTcaagtaaaacaaaaaaaaaaaaaacaaaaattgaagTCTTTGATGAGTGATCAACAAAAGATGCTTATAGCATCAGAAAGAATACCGGAGATGAACGTATGAACATACTGGGAGATAATGTGTGCGATTGCTGCACCGCTGACTCCCAACCGGAGTACGAAGATAAGCAATGGATCTAAAATGATATTTGTTACATCTCCCACAACTGTAATCAAACTTCACAAATTACTGAATGATCATAGTGTGCAATTCATTTTGTTTAAAGAAGTAGAGTCTAACTGATTTCCATTAATTCACTAAACTGTATCTAAATCTGATTTTAGAAGTTACAGAAGAAAAAACTAATATTGAATTCTCCAGTAACATTCCTCTATGAATGTTTTAGGTGACCTTTTAATTCATAAAATGGgcaaaatattttgatattaagagggaaaaaaatttaaaattgaaacaCTGAAGGAAATGATTGAACTAAATAGGatgaaaattaatttaacaaaaacCGAACTCTAGACTAGTATCATCATTAGAACTTGATACTTGATAGAGATCAATGGCGTACTTGTAGCATATAAAGGTGTTTTCGTATCTTTGATTCCTCGAAAAACTCCTTGCATGGCCATAGAAAGTATCACAGCTGGTGCACCAAATGACCTCAGAGTCAAGTATTGCTGTGCCGGCTTCAACATCGGAGAATTCTGCATGAAGAAAAAACACTCAGTCATTTGACAAATTACATCAATGTAGCTAAAAGGAACTGTAAAAGTCTTCAAAGATGGAACATAGCCAGAAAACTCTAAATTCGAAACAATTATAATATGATTTCTGAAGTAAGAGAAACTATGAAATTGAATTGAAGCAGAATTACATGAAGCAACATAGTAACTACTAAATCAGCCCATATTAACAACTATGCTACGTGTACACAAAAAATCAGCTATCAAATCAGGCACagaatatacattaaaaataagttaaaaaacatatgtatttatacgCAAATATATGGTGCTGATTTTTGGTGTGCACGTAGCATTTTTGTCTAGCTAATCTTGTCTTATACTGAAAATTTGAAGTTAATATCATCAATTCCATAGAGGATTATTGTGGCAGTTGCAACTTGCAAGAAAGGACTCACATAATCAACTCCCATGTAATTCAAGATTGGTCTGGCTGTAAAAATGAGAAAGAGAGCTTGTAAGACGCCGAGAACGGCACCGATAACTATTGCTGATGAAGCTGATGGAATATAGCTTTTGTCATGGCCAAGTTTAGCTACTCTATTAACACTTCTTGATGATGTACTGCATTCAGGATCTAtcttgaaaaaaagaaaaatcaataaTGATAAATTAATCCAGAGAAGTATACAGATTCAATTAAAAATGTGTAGCAggctttttattcttttgaaaaatgaaataaataccAACTTGTTCCACTTCCAATTTTGTTTCCTCAGTCACAGAAGAGGCATGGATCAGCATTTCTGTTTCTGATGGTTGATTTTGTAATTTCTCGACGGCATCTTCCTCGGCAACCAACGAGGTTGTAACACTGACCAGAGGAATTATTGCTATTTTTGagatttgattaaaaattgCAATTGATACCCCCACTGCAGCAAGCTCCACAGGGCCTACAAAACAATAGCAATAATGAAAAATGTTAGAGGAGTAACATCAAACATTTTCTAAATAGAATCCTAAGGTCACATTTAGATTCTGTATCCGAGACATGGGTACATAGACATAGACAAAGACACAGAAACTCCTTTGGTTATAGAAACAAGGATAGAGGTACAACATTTTCAATCTTAGAAATTATATAACTAAGCTTTGGACACAGCTTAATAAGCTTATGAATAAATCATGCAGGATTTGTTGTATCAGTCAGTCAAACTTTCTAGATAAATACATAGAATTAAAAAGGTGAAGCAAACCTATGTGTCCGATGAATGCAGTATCAATCAGAGAAGCAATAGGATCTGCAGCCAAAGCAAGAGTGGTAGGCAGTGATATATGCATTATTTCCAGGCCTAGTTCATCCTTCCTAAAGGCGTTCCTGTAACCATTAATAAAACAAAGTGTTTAGTTTTGATGCAAGTTCACACAGTCATCTAATCAAATTCAACCTTTTTCCATGCAATACACAATTGGATATATACGACAACAAAATCTTATTCCACTAAGTGAAGTCGACTAAACCATTGAGTCACACCATGTATCATGTCTAAAGTGAGAATGTCTACACATAAATCTAAGATAAATGccaaaatttattgtttttgacCATCACTTAAATCATCAATTCAATTCTTTTAGTATAATAATCCAATAACATATTTTATCTCATACTCTGATGACACTaggatattttttattgattgcCTCATGTATGGTCTTTTTGAGTCTTCTCCTATCTTTGGCTCTGTGTATCTTCCATCCCATCCACCTTTTTAACTGGATATTCGGctgattatatatatttatatattgtgTGTGAAAATATCTTAATAGTTTCATCCAAATTACACCTAATTTAAGAAACTAAAACTCCTAAAGTCAAGAAACACAGTTCAACAGTATTTCTCACAATCCTTTTTTCTTGGGTCTATAATAAACATTAATCATGATAACTAttccaaaaataatatatatgtaaatcaAAGAGAATACTATTGCAATTTTAATATTTCGTCACCTAGCAAAACATAAATAGAAATACCTTATGCCAGAAAATAACATATGAAAGCTCATCTTTCCTTCCGTCGTCCAACAGTTTCAGCTTTCAGCACATATAGAAAATGGAAGTCGTATATGTGACATATAAATATACTAAGTAACCAAACTTGGGTTACACACTTCTATGGCGAAATTTTCAAGAACGTGAAGAATTTGAATGGACAATCACCACCCGTTAGAGTCTGAATCCGAAGGATCCTTCAAGGAACTAAGCAAAacttaaaatattcaaatagaTGGAATATGAAAGTTGATGGCAGATGAAGTAAAAGCTACCAAAAAGCCTCCCTTAGTTGTAGAATCCCGGGTTGTATATAATTTggtcaataataaaatatgattGTATTCTTTTGCTTTTAGTACAATAGAAAAGTCTTAAATAGTCCGGTACTGCACAGGTTTTTGTAGGGACGGTGCAGGTAAATTATATGGTACAGTTTTGAAGTGGGTTAGTGGTAAAATTAGTTTGTCACAACATGGACAATTCTTTAAATTCttcttttgaaaatttttatcaattaaattaattattcaaagattataaattaattaattttgtcaTTCTATCACTcaataatttttgtaaataattaatgatataaaatatcaataaattCTACATTCAAGTAATTTAACCAACTAAGTTCAACCAAGTCTTTTAGATTCACtcgctttttcttcttcttcttttaaattCATGCACAGACATTTTTCTTCACCCCCGATGCTACGTcgtcttcttccttcttcttcttatcctcctttttcattatttttcaatttcgTTACTATTccaagggttacctgaaactagatCGAGTTTGGGCTTGAACGTGAGTTCCAAACTCTTTGGAGAGGTGATTTCCGACTTAGCCTGGGTGGTACAGCCGGCGTCCGAGTTGTTGAGAGGAGACGGAGGGTGGTACATGCAAAACACTCtaatgcctaagtcagcaagggtcTTGGCAGGTTTATAGTGTACTGGAACTTAAGTATACCATagagtgtcagtgtatttataggtGATGAGCCAATAAGGAGTAGTTCCACCATTGGTGGTGAATAACCATCCCTTTTATGTAGGGTTGTTGAGATCTCTCTTCCCAAGAGTGGGGAGAGATATTAGGGGTTAGCTATAACTCTTTTAGGGGGGAGTTATTACTGTGGGGGCGCGCTGTCCAATCTTTCAGGAGGCCGTTTGTATGGTAGCAAATTATTTAGGCTTTCTCTGAACTTGAGCCTGACTTATATTTTGAGTCAAGTATGAACAGTTCCCCTACTTGATTCTGACCTTTTGCTTGAGTCGGATTCAAGTGTGTATGAAGTCTGGCAGATGCCAGGAAGTAGAGCTATCACTTCATGTTTTCCAAGTCAGTTTCCGTTTTCACGTCAGAAACCCGACGTGATTTCAAAATGCCAACCGCTGCTTCTGTTGGCTTCCCACTTTGATACGTAGGGTGCAGTTACATTTGTAACTGTGTACAATCTTTAAATGAGGGGAGGGGCTTTTACAATTCTGCCCCTTGGGTTTATAAATACTCCTaaccttttctctctctctttctttttcatccCTTCTCTCCTTTCGCGCTCTTCCCTCTTTCTCAAGCCCTTTCGTTTCCTTCGTTCCTTCTTGCATTGGAGCTTTATTCTTTCTCTAGAAGACTCTAAAGGACGTGGGACTTTTCTTTGGGAGAATCATTTATTGTTCTGTCCTGCCATTAGCTTCCTTTGGCTTCTTTGAAGAAAACAGAGGTAAGTTCTTCTTTTCTACTATGTAGTTTTCCTTATATTAGAAACCTATGTGTGAATGTAGGATCGTTGCTAGCGAACTTGCTTTTGTTGATAGTTTCTTGGAGGTTAGGTTAGTTTTGTGTTCTTTGCTGTTGCACTACTGCAGTGGCTTTCTATGTGCGTCAGAGTGCCCCTAAATGAAATTGTTGTAGCCTTTCAAGAACAATatcatttttcctttttcaaagtttGCTCCCTGTTGGTTATCCTTTTTTGTGAAAGAAAGTTCCATCTGTTTCGGACTTGTAGTAATGATTTCTTTTGTGTAATATAGGTATATTCCTCAATATATCTCGTTCAactatttcaaaaatatcttccAAGGTCCCTGAGGATTTGTTAAAATTGGTAGACTCTTTAGTTCTTTCTGCAGTTTCTGTAGTTGATAACGTTTTTTTAGAGGAGTTCTGTAGGCATCATAGGTTTGTAGTTCTAGAGATAATGAAGTAAAATATGAGATAGTAGCCCCTGACCCTAAAGACTGAGTTTGCTTTGGCCGAGTTGCTGAGTCGGAACCCCATTTTCTTCTTATGTACGATTGTTTCTTTACCCGACTTGGagtgttttttcctttttccgATCTTGAAACCGAAGTTTTATCTTACTGTAAAGTCGCTCCTTCCCAACTACACCCAAACTCTTAGGGGTTTATGAAGATTTACCAGATCAGAAGTCGTGAGCTTTTCTTCCCAATTtctttgaaaatctttttcttcttgttccaTGTTACAAAACCCTTTAGCTCCCTCTCGAATAAACAACAACGGATTTCCTTCCGAGCTAACCAAAGTTGGAAAGTCTTCTCCATTTTTTATGACTCGTTtcacgattttaagaacttctTTTTTAAAGTCCATGCTGGTGAGGGTTACCACCCCTTCTTCTTAAATGAAAATGATGAACTCCGCTTCCAGTTGTATTGGGTAGAGGTAGCCCCTGTTGAGAAATATAATCTGATAGACTTGAACGAAGTCGAGGAGGCTGTAATCAAGTTCTTTCAAGTGGCTTGGGGATGGGCTCCAAACCTTGACACTAAGAAGTTCCTTCTCAGAACACCGAGTTATCTCCGTACCGAGCTTGGtagttttcatttttatttataaataattgcTCGTTGTCCCGACATACTTCTTGATATTTCTTGCTCTTGTGCAAAAAGAATGAAAAGTGGTTCCAAAGCTTATCAGAAAGTTCAGGAGGCAAAAAGGAACACCCGAGCCTGAGCTGCCCAGCTGTAAGAAACTGGGAAGCCAGACACTCTTTCCCCGACAAAGTTTGATTCGGGTACCTCTTCTCATAGTAAATCGATAAAcactcttcctcctcctccttctcctcctgtTTCTACCCCTCCTGTTCCTCCCTTCTCGGAGCCGAGTTCTAAGAAGAGAAAGACTTCAGAATCAAGTGGCCCCAACATTTATGACACTGGGTTTGATGGGGTGATATTTTGTAAGAAACATCCATCCTCATAGCTTCATTgctatggatgatgtttctatCAAGAACCACCTCTAAGTCTTGATCCGAGGTGGGATCCGAACAGCTGGGGTATGCTCTGCCTTGCTGAAAGAGTTAGGGAGGACTCCTCTAAATGCTACTCAGCATTTTTGAAGGCCTTACAAGCCGAGGTGGCTTCTCTTCAGGAGGCAAAAAAGGAATTTGAGGGGGAGAAACTAAAGCTGGAATCCGATCTCCTTGAAATtcgggagaaagagaaagaatcTGCGGCCTCTTGTGCTATGGCTGAAGGGTTAATGAAGAACGTCAAAGAAAACTATGTCCAAGTTTGTTGGAAGAACTTGAATCTGAAGAACGAGGTAAAACGACTTAAAGATGATTATGCCGACTTGGAGGAGTTGGTTGCTAAGGGTACAGAGGAGGtgtttgaaaatttaaagaatcaAATTCAGGTTATTGCTCCTGACTTGGACTTATCCCCTCTCAACCCAGACATGATCGTGGTCGATGGGAAGATTGTCCCTCCTCCCTGAGAAGGTCATGTTAGTGCATCCGACCTGAATACTTCGGGGCAGCATCTGGTGGAGTCTCCTCCACCAGATGTTGTTTCTGCCGAGGAGGCAGTACCGAGTTCTTCTCCTCAGCCGGAAGTTGTGCCAACCGAGGAGACTTTTCCGACTTCCTCTACTAAACCTAGATCCTCTGTTGCTAACGATTAGAATCCACTTTTTGGTCTATTTAGTGTTTTTATTAAGCCCGGCTTGTGGGACCTTTTATCAACATTTCTTATTTGTATGTTTTTATGTGCACCTTTCTTTTGTTGACTCTGATCCTTCTAAAGGGTCTTAACAACTTTTTGGATTTTGT includes:
- the LOC130958124 gene encoding protein DETOXIFICATION 42-like isoform X2; translated protein: MSFHMLFSGIRNAFRKDELGLEIMHISLPTTLALAADPIASLIDTAFIGHIGPVELAAVGVSIAIFNQISKIAIIPLVSVTTSLVAEEDAVEKLQNQPSETEMLIHASSVTEETKLEVEQIDPECSTSSRSVNRVAKLGHDKSYIPSASSAIVIGAVLGVLQALFLIFTARPILNYMGVDYNSPMLKPAQQYLTLRSFGAPAVILSMAMQGVFRGIKDTKTPLYATIVGDVTNIILDPLLIFVLRLGVSGAAIAHIISQYLISLVLLWSLMKQVDLMPPSIQDFQFGKILKNGFLLLLKVTAVTFCVTLSASLAARQGSITMAAFQICLQIWMATSLLADGLAVSAQAILASAFAQRDYHKVITSASRVLQLGLILGLVLSFLLFSLLPFASKLFTNDVAVLHLIGIGIPYVAATQPLNSLAFVFDGVNYGASDFIYSAYSMILVALVSIFSLYMLSSSYGFSGIWIALSIYMSLRTFAGFWRIGTRSGPWHFLKENYALLQ
- the LOC130958124 gene encoding protein DETOXIFICATION 42-like isoform X1, whose amino-acid sequence is MSFHMLFSGIRNAFRKDELGLEIMHISLPTTLALAADPIASLIDTAFIGHIGPVELAAVGVSIAIFNQISKIAIIPLVSVTTSLVAEEDAVEKLQNQPSETEMLIHASSVTEETKLEVEQVDPECSTSSRSVNRVAKLGHDKSYIPSASSAIVIGAVLGVLQALFLIFTARPILNYMGVDYNSPMLKPAQQYLTLRSFGAPAVILSMAMQGVFRGIKDTKTPLYATIVGDVTNIILDPLLIFVLRLGVSGAAIAHIISQYLISLVLLWSLMKQVDLMPPSIQDFQFGKILKNGFLLLLKVTAVTFCVTLSASLAARQGSITMAAFQICLQIWMATSLLADGLAVSAQAILASAFAQRDYHKVITSASRVLQLGLILGLVLSFLLFSLLPFASKLFTNDVAVLHLIGIGIPYVAATQPLNSLAFVFDGVNYGASDFIYSAYSMILVALVSIFSLYMLSSSYGFSGIWIALSIYMSLRTFAGFWRIGTRSGPWHFLKENYALLQ